In the Necator americanus strain Aroian chromosome X, whole genome shotgun sequence genome, TGTAAACGGTGATGTTCATCAGACAACTCATCTTTCTAAGAATGTCTGATTTAGAGTCGTTTcgattcttcatcttcttttttacgcTTGTAAAGAAGGCACAGTGTGAAAAACACAATATTTGCACAAATGAGTAGAAGTAACAGGAGACCGAAAAGCAGATATAAGGCGAGATTTGCTCTGCAAACAGTTTTTGATTGAACAGGTTCATCGGAAAAAGACGTATGAAGCAAAATGTTCCTACATATCGCCTTCAACATTTTCGGTCGTTTTCTCCTTATTTCCATCATCTTTGATTTCTGCAGGGTTCTGAAAGCATCACTTTATTGATATGTCTCTACGTTATTGGAATTTGTTACTCCAGGCAGAATATGAAGAGGTAACGAATTGGAAAGATGAAAACGGCACTCCACTTGAAGAGATtctaattcaatttcaatttcaatttcatatgACACAGTCCCACTTGAAACAGATATACCTTGGTTCCGGTAGGAGGCACAGTCTTCTTTACAGTGGAATCTCCTCTCTCA is a window encoding:
- a CDS encoding hypothetical protein (NECATOR_CHRX.G26516.T1) — its product is MEQYLMTSTVETLSPKLTTESERGDSTVKKTVPPTGTKNPAEIKDDGNKEKTTENVEGDIANLALYLLFGLLLLLLICANIVFFTLCLLYKRKKEDEESKRL
- a CDS encoding hypothetical protein (NECATOR_CHRX.G26516.T2) translates to MVQTLSPKLTTESERGDSTVKKTVPPTGTKNPAEIKDDGNKEKTTENVEGDIANLALYLLFGLLLLLLICANIVFFTLCLLYKRKKEDEESKRL